The stretch of DNA TACCTCAAGCAGGTGCTGCTGGTGCACGAGTGGGGGCCCAACCCGCAGCGCGGCTGGAACTACCCGGCCTGGTCGCTGTCGATGGAGTGGCTCGCCTACCTGCTCTTCCCCCTGCTGGTGCTGGCGCTCTTCCGCTTCCACGAGCGGCTCAGCAACCGCGTGATCGCGCTGCTGTGGTGCGCCGTGCTCGTGCCGCTGCTGTGGTACGGCATCGCCTACTACGGCGACCCCTACTACATCTCGGACTGGGGCTCGACCATCCGTGTGCTCACGGAGTTCACCGCAGGCGGCCTGACGTACGTCTTCGTCCTGCGGCAGTGGGGCGCCACGGACGCGGGGCCCCGGCCGCGCGTCGAGCGGTTGGCCACCACGCTGTCGATCGCGATCCCGCTGCTCGTCGTGGGCGGCGCCGTCGTGCTCGGCCACGTCGGCGCGCTGCAGTGGTCGGTGAGCGACCTGCCCGACACCCCCAACGCCGCCGACCTCCCGCCCAAGTACCACCTGGTGTTCGTGCCCCTGCTGGTGCTGTGGATCGGCGCGCTGGCACTGAGCTCGCGCGGTCCGTCGCGGTTCCTCTCGCGCGACCGCCTGGTGCTCGGCGGCTTCGTCTCGTTCTCGCTCTACATGACGCACACGGTCTGGTACGGCCTGTGGCGTGCGGGGCTCAAGGTCGTCGGCATCACCGGCGGCCCGCTCTACGTCGTCGCCCTGATCGGCCTCATCGTCGGCGCGCTGCTCATCGCCTGGCTCATGTGGCGGTTCGTCGAGGAGCCGGCCCGCGAGTGGATGCGCCGGCGCAGCGGCGAGCGGCCCAAGCCGGTGGAGGAAGCCGCCCTCGAGGCCGGCTGACCGCTCACGCGGGCCCGACGATCCACGAGGGTTCCCAACGGCCGGGAGCCTGTCGGCCGGGGACGCCCCCGGCTCACGCCGCGACGTCTCCCGGCACCTGCCCTGTCGGCAGCGAGGACGCTGTCGCCCTCGACGGTGAGCAGCGCACTGTCCCCACCCTGTGGACAGACTGCACGGCCAAAACCCTTGGGATTGCTGGGGATTGGGAGTTGTGCCTGTCAGTGGTCTCGGGTAGCATTCCTACATCCATCCGAAACCAGTCGAGCCCGTGGGAGGTGCCCGATGACCGCCGTCGACGACCGGGACACCACCCCCTCGTTCGGCCCGGTGGGCCTCGGGTTCCACCCGGACTGGGACGTGCACGACCCGATCGCGTGGCTCACCGGTAACCCGAGCGCACTGCTGCCGCTGCTCGACCAGCCGGTGGACGCCACCGACCTGATCCTGCTCGAGCAGGTCGACGTCGAGGCGATCACCGAGCCGGCCGAGC from Frankiales bacterium encodes:
- a CDS encoding acyltransferase family protein, giving the protein MADGTGRQRFIGQLTGVRFVAAAWVMLYHFQGAIATAGLMVPVLHEVLRVGRLGVDLFFALSGFILTHTYLTRMGPRATWPASRHFLWLRLARIYPVHFVMLNVAGIAVIAQQKLGQSTSGSKDWLTPVDYLKQVLLVHEWGPNPQRGWNYPAWSLSMEWLAYLLFPLLVLALFRFHERLSNRVIALLWCAVLVPLLWYGIAYYGDPYYISDWGSTIRVLTEFTAGGLTYVFVLRQWGATDAGPRPRVERLATTLSIAIPLLVVGGAVVLGHVGALQWSVSDLPDTPNAADLPPKYHLVFVPLLVLWIGALALSSRGPSRFLSRDRLVLGGFVSFSLYMTHTVWYGLWRAGLKVVGITGGPLYVVALIGLIVGALLIAWLMWRFVEEPAREWMRRRSGERPKPVEEAALEAG